One region of Candidatus Peribacteraceae bacterium genomic DNA includes:
- a CDS encoding sigma-70 family RNA polymerase sigma factor, with product MTMVSPAYRPEEEPVLPVGDGEPAGEGDLTSPETRAFEERVRRILEHGESITRSQIAQCLGMSVSTILLWAKKASFPRPLPDSSPERLFYRPREVAAFCTSNGIRRRVDLVSDKLKRRREKEERESDAERQRRLWLPCTEEEKAIAAAAAEGAAEQDLAERFGTTVPKIRGGIVRVRMEHILALPIRYMPHASFAAMEEGEEGEERALPPGTGLPRQGEPGPQPARLPDSPATPYEHDLLEPAQEAQLFLDMNYLKYRAARMRNSIDLSQPDPRLMDTVQNLLAQAQDVRNTIIMANLRLTTFSVQGFVQRGGDLPECISDGLFSLMRAVEGFDIRTGNKFSTYAIHAIQHDYSRNRKRRKQRLGIISFVSAEEAIVNASVPDHRSGPRAGEAYQERVARTIARLMGRLNEREQKIIRYRYALEPGDEPLTLEQTGNLLGVSRERIRQLEQRALSRLRDEAAARGFELSESGLMEELDA from the coding sequence ATGACCATGGTTTCGCCCGCGTATCGGCCTGAGGAAGAACCCGTACTCCCGGTGGGGGACGGGGAGCCGGCTGGCGAAGGGGATCTCACCTCTCCGGAGACGCGGGCGTTTGAGGAAAGGGTGCGGCGGATCTTGGAACACGGGGAATCCATCACCCGGTCGCAAATCGCACAGTGTTTGGGGATGAGCGTGTCGACCATTCTCCTCTGGGCGAAGAAAGCATCTTTTCCGCGTCCATTGCCGGATAGCAGCCCCGAGCGGCTCTTCTACCGACCGCGAGAGGTTGCGGCATTTTGCACGTCGAACGGCATACGGAGGCGGGTTGATCTTGTGTCCGACAAGTTGAAACGACGGAGGGAGAAGGAGGAGCGGGAATCGGATGCGGAGCGCCAACGGCGTCTCTGGCTTCCCTGTACGGAAGAAGAAAAAGCGATTGCCGCCGCCGCAGCGGAAGGGGCCGCGGAACAGGACCTTGCGGAACGTTTCGGTACAACCGTCCCGAAGATCCGCGGCGGCATTGTGCGCGTGCGGATGGAGCACATCCTCGCATTGCCCATCAGGTACATGCCCCATGCATCCTTTGCAGCGATGGAAGAAGGAGAGGAAGGGGAGGAGAGAGCGCTTCCTCCCGGCACCGGGCTGCCACGCCAAGGAGAGCCGGGCCCTCAACCTGCGAGGCTCCCCGACTCTCCGGCAACACCGTACGAACATGACTTGCTGGAGCCGGCGCAGGAAGCGCAGCTGTTTCTGGACATGAATTACCTCAAGTACAGAGCGGCGAGGATGCGAAACTCCATCGATCTGTCCCAACCGGATCCACGCCTCATGGATACCGTCCAGAATTTGCTCGCGCAAGCCCAGGACGTGCGTAATACGATCATTATGGCGAACCTTCGGCTCACGACGTTCAGTGTACAAGGATTCGTGCAACGAGGAGGGGATCTGCCAGAGTGCATCAGTGATGGCTTGTTCTCACTGATGAGAGCCGTGGAAGGATTTGACATCCGGACAGGGAACAAATTCTCCACCTATGCTATCCATGCGATCCAACATGATTATTCTAGGAATAGAAAGAGACGGAAACAGAGGCTTGGCATCATCTCATTCGTATCGGCGGAGGAGGCTATCGTGAACGCATCCGTTCCGGACCACCGTTCCGGCCCCAGGGCCGGAGAGGCGTATCAGGAACGTGTGGCACGTACGATCGCCCGTCTCATGGGGCGCTTGAATGAGCGCGAACAAAAGATTATCCGCTATCGCTATGCGCTGGAGCCCGGAGATGAACCGCTCACGCTCGAGCAAACCGGCAATCTGCTGGGCGTCTCCAGGGAACGTATCCGCCAGCTGGAGCAGCGCGCATTGAGCCGCTTGCGTGATGAGGCGGCGGCACGGGGCTTCGAGTTGTCGGAGAGCGGCTTGATGGAGGAACTGGATGCGTGA
- a CDS encoding trehalose-6-phosphate synthase: MRLSLRFLVPLAAILALIAYAVVPLVDGMMVQWFVKDLDLRSKLIGTAVDDSLFEVYDNDRTKTKKKVQAYFDRMMQDERLFALGFCDTEAALTYKTEKFPETVACPARTAETAVEGTEGTAEGTEEEPSDVVELPKGPVHVAYHTVQGSGRTLGNMILVHDMSFVRNRSEETRRYIMLFIAGVGALIAFITVIIAQLSWRGWVSGMRGLLHGEGLLRPLLPPSTPPELQPVARDLRNLLRDLETDRRLRDDIQTAWTPRTLKDLLQKELAGDEVVVVSNREPYLHVRREGKVLLRTPASGVVTALEPVMRACSGTWIAHGSGDADRETVDSHDHIAVPPDHPRYRLRRVWLTKEEEEGYYYGFSNEGLWPLCHIAHVRPSFHSGDWEQYKKVNEKFAKAVLEEVKTDDPVILIQDYHFALLPRLLHEKLPKASIITFWHIPWPNPEAFGICPWTEEILRGLLGSSVVGFHTRSHCNNFIDTVEHFLECRIDREHWTVSYGGEATGVQRYPISIEFPGRLLRQAKPVQEARADVREKFGFPADRLLGLGVDRFDYTKGILEKFRAVERLLELHPEWIGRFSFVQIAAPTRGKIEQYQRFREEATVLANRINKRFGKNGYEPIILRAEHAEQPEVLELYRSADLCFVGSLHDGMNLVSKEFVAARDDARGVLLLSQFTGAARELPEALLVNPYYADQCAEALHVALTMPPAEQRDRMRNMRGILHDFNVYRWAGRMLLDAARMRQRHRIPRRIFGKVFSPPPASA, encoded by the coding sequence ATGCGCCTCTCCCTCCGGTTCCTGGTGCCGCTCGCGGCCATACTGGCGCTCATCGCGTACGCCGTGGTGCCGCTCGTGGACGGGATGATGGTGCAGTGGTTCGTGAAGGACCTGGACTTGCGGTCCAAGCTCATCGGCACCGCTGTGGATGATTCGTTGTTCGAGGTGTACGACAACGACCGCACCAAGACCAAGAAGAAGGTGCAGGCCTACTTCGACCGCATGATGCAGGACGAGCGCCTGTTCGCGCTGGGTTTCTGCGACACCGAGGCCGCGCTCACCTACAAGACGGAGAAGTTCCCGGAGACGGTGGCGTGCCCCGCGCGCACCGCGGAGACGGCCGTGGAAGGGACGGAGGGGACCGCGGAGGGCACGGAGGAGGAGCCGAGCGACGTGGTGGAACTGCCCAAGGGCCCGGTGCACGTGGCGTACCATACGGTGCAGGGCTCCGGCCGCACGCTGGGAAACATGATCCTGGTGCACGACATGAGTTTCGTGCGGAACCGCAGCGAGGAGACGCGTCGGTACATCATGCTGTTCATCGCGGGGGTGGGCGCCCTCATCGCCTTCATCACCGTCATCATCGCGCAGCTCAGCTGGCGGGGATGGGTCTCCGGCATGCGGGGGCTCCTCCACGGGGAAGGGCTGCTGCGCCCGCTCCTGCCGCCCTCCACCCCGCCCGAGCTCCAGCCCGTGGCGCGGGACCTGCGCAACCTGCTGCGGGATTTGGAGACGGACCGGCGCCTGCGGGACGACATCCAGACTGCCTGGACCCCGCGCACCCTCAAGGACCTCCTGCAGAAGGAATTGGCGGGGGACGAGGTGGTGGTGGTGAGCAACCGCGAACCCTACCTCCACGTGCGCCGCGAGGGGAAGGTGCTGCTGCGGACACCGGCGAGCGGCGTGGTAACGGCGCTGGAACCGGTGATGCGCGCGTGCTCCGGCACGTGGATCGCCCACGGCTCCGGCGACGCGGACCGGGAAACCGTGGACAGCCATGACCACATCGCCGTGCCGCCCGACCACCCCCGGTACCGCCTGCGGCGCGTGTGGCTGACCAAGGAAGAGGAGGAGGGATACTACTACGGATTCTCCAACGAGGGACTGTGGCCGCTCTGCCACATTGCGCACGTGCGGCCGTCGTTCCACAGCGGGGACTGGGAGCAGTACAAGAAGGTGAATGAGAAGTTCGCCAAGGCCGTCCTGGAGGAAGTGAAGACGGACGATCCCGTGATCCTCATCCAGGATTACCACTTCGCGCTGCTGCCGCGCCTCCTCCACGAGAAGCTCCCCAAGGCTTCCATCATCACGTTCTGGCACATCCCCTGGCCCAACCCGGAGGCGTTCGGCATCTGCCCGTGGACGGAGGAGATCCTGCGCGGACTCCTGGGGAGCAGCGTGGTGGGGTTCCACACGCGCTCCCACTGCAACAACTTCATCGACACCGTGGAGCACTTTTTGGAGTGCCGTATCGACCGCGAGCACTGGACCGTGTCGTACGGCGGGGAAGCCACCGGCGTCCAGCGCTACCCCATTTCCATCGAGTTCCCGGGGCGTCTGCTGCGGCAGGCGAAGCCCGTGCAGGAAGCCCGCGCGGACGTGCGGGAAAAGTTCGGGTTTCCGGCGGACCGGCTCTTGGGGCTGGGCGTGGACCGCTTCGACTACACCAAGGGCATTTTGGAGAAGTTCCGCGCCGTGGAACGGCTGCTGGAATTGCACCCGGAGTGGATCGGCCGCTTCTCCTTTGTGCAGATCGCCGCGCCCACGCGCGGGAAGATCGAGCAGTACCAGCGGTTCCGGGAGGAGGCCACCGTGCTCGCCAACCGCATCAACAAGCGCTTTGGAAAGAACGGTTACGAGCCGATCATCTTGCGCGCGGAACATGCCGAGCAGCCGGAGGTGCTGGAACTCTACCGCTCCGCGGACCTGTGCTTCGTGGGGAGCCTCCACGACGGCATGAACCTGGTGTCCAAGGAGTTCGTGGCCGCGCGGGATGACGCGCGCGGCGTGCTGCTCCTGAGCCAGTTCACGGGCGCCGCGCGCGAGCTGCCGGAGGCGCTGCTCGTGAATCCCTACTACGCCGACCAGTGCGCGGAGGCGCTCCACGTGGCGCTCACCATGCCCCCCGCCGAACAGCGCGACCGCATGCGCAACATGCGCGGCATCCTCCACGACTTCAACGTGTACCGTTGGGCGGGACGCATGCTCCTGGATGCGGCACGCATGCGACAGCGCCACCGCATCCCCCGGCGCATCTTCGGGAAGGTGTTCTCCCCGCCGCCCGCCTCGGCATGA
- the otsB gene encoding trehalose-phosphatase: MIPLFSAQGAAALRKLAAGRPLLAFDFDGTLAPLAAHPEDVRFPERTRLLLERLNALTPVAIVSGRSRAAVLAFFPRPPAFVIGNHGMEGLPSDVAGKDAVGTCTVWKTRLTPLLQGTDAWMEDKTLSFSVHSRDAGFLSRIGATVTENASSLPPLRVLPGKACVNLLPRGAPSKADAVLTLRKLTGCGCVLFVGDDLTDEDVFALEDPRILTVRVGPGPSRAAYALGKQEDVEQLLETLVTLLQGTGHRA; the protein is encoded by the coding sequence ATGATCCCCCTCTTCTCCGCCCAAGGCGCCGCCGCCTTGCGGAAGCTGGCCGCGGGACGGCCGCTCCTCGCGTTCGATTTCGACGGCACCCTGGCGCCGCTCGCCGCGCACCCGGAGGACGTACGGTTCCCCGAACGCACGCGGCTCCTCCTGGAACGCCTCAACGCCCTCACCCCCGTCGCCATCGTCTCGGGGCGCTCCCGCGCCGCCGTCCTGGCGTTCTTCCCGCGTCCCCCCGCATTCGTCATCGGGAACCACGGGATGGAAGGACTGCCCTCCGACGTCGCAGGCAAGGATGCCGTCGGCACATGCACGGTTTGGAAAACCCGCCTCACCCCCTTGCTGCAAGGGACGGACGCCTGGATGGAAGACAAAACCCTCAGTTTCTCCGTCCACAGCCGCGATGCCGGCTTCCTCTCCCGCATAGGCGCAACGGTAACGGAGAACGCCTCGTCCCTCCCGCCGCTGCGCGTGCTGCCCGGCAAAGCCTGCGTGAACCTTCTCCCGCGCGGCGCCCCGTCCAAGGCCGACGCCGTCCTTACTCTACGGAAGCTGACGGGATGCGGCTGCGTCCTCTTCGTGGGGGATGACCTGACCGATGAGGATGTCTTCGCACTGGAAGACCCGCGGATCCTCACCGTCCGCGTGGGACCCGGACCCTCGCGCGCCGCGTATGCGCTGGGGAAACAGGAGGACGTGGAGCAATTGCTGGAGACGCTCGTGACCCTCCTGCAGGGGACCGGACACCGGGCGTGA